The following is a genomic window from Zalophus californianus isolate mZalCal1 chromosome 10, mZalCal1.pri.v2, whole genome shotgun sequence.
CAGAGCGGGCAGGCAGGGCAAGGGGGGTGGACACCTGTGACCGAGGAGCCACCCGGGGGGCAGCCCCTCACCATCACGTCAGCGAGCAGAAGAGAAAGCTGAAGCGGCACAAACAGGAAGTCCAAGGCTTGCGGGAGGAGGGGTGAGGTGGGGCCGTTGCCATGGCTTCTGTGTACCAAACACAGGAACCCGGCAGGGTGGGGGCACCGGGAAGAAACACGCACTCAACACACACGCCGTGGTGAAGAGGCTCCGTGCACCGGGGCCAGAGGCGGCCTCCGTGGAAAaagcaacccccccacccccggcagtTCCCAGGTGCAGGCAGGTGCGAGGGATCCCTCTGGGGGGCAGCGGCGGAGGCTGAGGGCGTTTGAAGGCGTGGGAAGTTACAAGTTTGGGGGTAGAGAAGCGGGCTCAAGAATAGTTCAGGAGAAGAAATGCTCTGCGAACGGAGGGTGTGCTCGCAGTTAGAGAGCCCGCTGCCTAAAAATCCCGGAGCGAGAAGGGCTGAGGCGAAGGAAGGATTCGAGGCCAATccagggggcagaggagggctgGGGCGCTGGAGGGGGGCTGCAGTCGGACAAAGACTACCGGTAGCCTCCCGCAGGGCCGGGCCCCGCAGCCCCACGCTACCCCGGCCTCCTCTGCGGTTGTAGGTCTCCCCGCGCGCGGGACGAGGAAGGAGAAATCGGGAGGGGCGCTGGAGAGGGGGAGCTGTCCCTCCGTCTGGTGCTCTGGAGTCAGAACTAGGGAGAGCCCAGCCAAGCCACAGGGCTCCCCGTACCCGGGActtccaccacccccacccccaccctccaatCCCGCCACGCTTTCTGCTCCCAGATGCCAGGCTGCCCCAGAACTCCCCGGGCACGGGCTCCAGGAGGCTCCAGGGGGCCTGCAGGGCCGGGAAGGCGGCCGTCCACTTCCGGTCCTGCAGGTccggccccgccgccccgcctCGCCACACCCTGGGCCGTTACAGGCGGATGAGTCACCCACCGCCCGCCGCTGGGGTGACGCAGTGGTCTGGGCAGCCCGCCCGCCCGCAGCCCCCGCCGGCTTTCCCAGCAGTAgggggcgcggggtgggggcCCCGGCGGGCGCGGGGGCAGGATCGCCCGcaagcagccccctccccacaccgcCCGCCAGCGCGGGCGGCAGCCCCCGGAGCCCGAGGTCGGGGGACTGTCCTCCCCAGCCCGTGACCCCGACTCGCCAGCGGGACAGCGGCGGGAAGGGGAACGGAAAGGGCGGCCTCGGGGCCGCGGAACGCGGGCATCTCCCGCACGTGCTCCTGGGACCCGGAAGTGAGGGTCGCGGGGAAGCTCCGAGGGCGCGCCCGCCCTCGGGGCACGCCAAGCCAAGCCCCGACGCCCGCCGATCCTCTCCCCCGAAGGCCGAgtccccccccccgacccccgctcTGGATGGACGCCCCGTCCGTGCTCCCGCAACCTCGGCTGACCTCATCGCCCAGCAATGCCGGGTCGGGGCTTGGGGACAGGACCCGACAGCACGGGGCGAGCAGAGCGGTCGCCGGACCCTCGCCCCAGCCGGGGAGCAAGTCGCCAGCGCTGGCCTCCCGCTTCCTGGGGGCgcgccccccgccctccccccgctCACCGTTGGCGGGCCGGTGCGGCACACTCCTGGCAGCGGCTGCGGGCCGAGTGGCGCGCCCGGCCCGGGCCGGGGGGTTTTCAGCGGGATCCCGCCTTGGACGGGGCGGACCCGGGGCGGGGCGAGCGCCCAGAGGCTTTAAAGGCGCCACAGCGCGGGAGCGAAGGGCAGAgctttggggaggggggcggggggcgggcgccTGGGCGAAAGGATCTGGGGAGTCCGGGCCACAGTACTGGTCTCCACCCGTGAGAACCTCGGCCTCCACCCCGGAGCTCTTAAACTTACGCCTTGGTGGGAAGCTTTTTGCCTGGAAGGTTAGCTCAAGACCATGGTCGTGTTTATGCGAGATGAGGCCTCTTGATTTAAAAAGGGTGGTTAGGTAAACGGAAGCACAGGAagaccctccccgccccccaagtGACTAGGGTGTGACTGAGCTAGGGCTGCAGGCCAGGGCAGTACCCGCACGCACGTGCTCCTGTTCTCGCCTTCTTCAGGCCTGGGCAGGAACTCACAGTGAGGTCACTCTTTGCCCAGGGCCCAAGGGGTGTGGATCAGCATTGGGACCCGGGGTTCAGAGATGCCAGGTCAGGGAGGAGGCCTCAGGGGAGAAGGAGGTTGGCGGTTCAGTGTCTGAGGGTGGAGAGGAGCATAGTTTAGGGGTGGAAGGAGCACCCCTCTTCAGGTTTCTCCTGAGCTATGCCCCTCGGGCGGAGTCCCTGCCTTCATCAGACAGTGGGGTTCTTCCTGTTTGGTAGAAGCTATGGTTTAGCTTGGTTTCCAAGGACATCAACCACCAGTGTCCACTGTCCACCTCACCATCCCCTCTTCCCCAATCTTACAATCCAGTACCAACTGAGTCCCCAGGAGACCAAGTGTTTTCACTCCTCTGTGCCTTCTGCCTGGGGTGCTTTCCCTCTTTTGACCAACTTCTGACCTACCCTACTCCATACCCGCTGTGTGACCTCTGGACAAATTCCTAAAGCCTCTATGCTTCAGTTCCCCAGTCTAGAAAGTGGAGCCAGGCATTCTACCTACCTCAGAGTGGTGGAAAATGTAAGGTGTAAGGAGCTTAAAGTCATCCCTGGCACAAGTGGGGGCTCGGCTGCTCACTATTGCTGTTACCCCCACTCCATGAAGACCCCCCCATAGGTAGCGCTGTCCCAGCGCATGCTGTAAGCACTCATTGCTGACGCTTTCCTTTGTGAGACCACAATATGCAACACATAGCTTTATCACAGAACTTACCACATCACACTGTAACTGTCCCTTTGCCTGCTTCACGGACTAGAAGGAACTTGCCAAGGGCAAAGGCTTGACTTAGTGAACTTTGTTTTCTCAGCATCTAACTCAATGGCTGGTCTTAGTAGCTGACctcagtaggcactcaataaatgctttctACAAGGATGTTGAATGAACCTCTGTTCATTCAGGAAGAGTCCCCTCCTTTTTAAGGGTTCAGGGATTTTCCTACCTCCCTCTCAGATTCAAAGGCAGAAGacacacagaaacatttttcagaCTTTCTTTATTCACCTGTAAAAAACCTCACCCACACCACAAACACCATCactatcaacacacacacacacacacacacacacgcacacgggcAGACCTAAGATCCCTGTTCCAGTCCCCAGGCTCTAGGGGCCCAGCACAGACATCTCATACCaagcccacccctgcccaccatCAGAGGCTATGCCTGGGCACCAAAGGGGCAGAAGCAGCGTCCCAGGCCGGAGCTGGGTCTTGTTGGGCCCTCACGTGCAGGGCCTGGGCGCCGTCACCCAGCCTTCACAGCAGAGTGGCCTGTtcagggtggggggctggctgTCTGTAGACCAATAACCGGGCCCTCGTGGCATCTCGGCGGCGCCGGAAAGCCAAGAACTCCTCCCGGAGGGCAGCGCAGCGGGCTTCAGGGCCTGAAGCGTGGGCCACACTCGGGAAGCCGCCCTCCTCCAGAGTCTTCACATCTGCAAGGGGAGGGCAGCACAAGGACAGGGAGAGGTCGGAGGGTCGCTGGCACCACGAAGCCGCCCAGGCCCAGCCGATGCAGATGAGGCCCGGGAGCGCGCGCAAGCCTGGGGCACGGGGCCCGACTGGGACCAGACGGGCGAAACGTGGAGCAGCAAGGCCACACGGCCTCTCTGGAGGGCTCGCGCACCTAGCTCTGGCTCGGCTTCAGCTCGGGTGCGAGGGCCAGCCAAGCCCAGGTGCAGGGTCTCCAGCAATTCCACGTCCCCGGGGAACTCGGAGTCCCACTCGTAGTTCTCATCCACAGACGTGTTCCTCCTGTTAAAAGGGACAAATGTCCCGTATTGGGTGGAGGAACTGAAGGTGACCAAAAAAGCCCCAGCCCAGAGTCCCCAAGCTCAGGTGGGGCCGTAAGTCCCCTGAAGATCCCTGGACCTCAGCAGAAGCTTCTAACAGGAGACAAGTTCTCCTGgtcccagggtgggggtggagcccGGAAGGCACAGGGCATCAGGGGAAGTCTGGGCAGAACCTGGAGCCCGGGCAGGGATGAGCAGGGACTGTCCTCACCTCTTGCTGACTGTCACCACATGCTCCCTCCGGGGCCACCTCTCAGGGCCACTGGCCCAGCTGCTGGTGTCTCCCGGAGCAGGGCTGAGGTAGCTGCCTCCTGCAGAGGGGGCCGTAGAGGGGGGCCGAAGGAACGAGGCACTGCCCCGCCCGCTGCTCTGGCTGGTGAGGCTGCCCCGAGGGGCGGCAGGGAGAAGGCTTGGCAGCAGCCGGTCCCTCAGCGTCCAGTCAGCCAGTGCTGTGTACAGGGGCTCTGGGTTGGCCCTGGCCCCCATCACTGCCCCAGGAAGCGCTGCCCTGGGGGACACCGTGTCGGAGTCCAGGgggtgaaggagagaggaggtggggcagggccgGGTATCCATGTAATCTGGGGGTGGAGCAGGAGCAGGCTCCTCAAAAGGGGGCCAGTCCCCATCCACATTCATCTCCCGGAAGAAGGGCAGGCTCAGGTACTGGAGCAAAGGTCCTGGCCCAGGCAGAGGACTAGGTGGGGCTGCGGGAGGGGGCCCCACAGGGCTGATGTCTGCAATGCAGAGGGGCTGGGGCATCCCACTGGGGCTGCTGCTGCAGTCATAGGACCTGGCCTGGTGCTGGGCCGGGGTCCGAGGTTCAGCTCGCTCAGAGCCTGACCTTTCTTGGGGGCTCCCCACGTTGGGTCCCATCACAAAGCGGCCATCCGGTCCCCGGCAAATGGGCTCCAGGGGTAAGGGCCCCCGACTAGGCAGAGGATCCcgagtggggctgggggggccAGCAGGCTCCCCCCAGAGCAGACTCTGGCGCAGGCTGGGGACTGAGGAACCCTGGAGCTTCAGCTTCGCCACACTATCGGGGCTGCCCGAGCCCGGAGCGGAGCTGGGGAAGGACAGGGGATCAGCCTCTGTGGCAGGGGGCCAGTCCCCCTCCCAGGAACCAGCATCAGGCCTTGAGACATTTGCTGCACAACAGAGCAGAGCTAGGGAGGGTACCAGAGACAAGGACTCACGTGGTGGAGaggtggaggaaagggagaggcaaCAGTGGACAGGCCCCAAGCTGGGGCCTCTGCACTCCCACCCTCACCTCGTTCTCACTTCTGTTCcgcccctcccagcccaccccaAGGCACCACCACCGAAGCCGAGATCGTGGGCGCAGAGGGCAGGTGGAGGGACTTACTGTGGAGCTGACTTCCCGGGCGGAGAGAAGATAAGGGGCGCATCTGTTCGGGCAGGAGAACCAGAGAGGACACCGGCAAAACTCAGGCCCTCCAGGGCCCCAGACGCTGAGGCTCAGCCATCGCCCGCTGGCAAGCCCTCCCGCCCCGAGACGGTGCCGGCGGACAGGACGCACCTGGCCGCGCGCggaggggcttgggggtggggcctTCCACCCCCCCGGCGGGCGGGGTCTAGGGAGGGCGGGGCCCTGCCGTGGGCGCGGCCTCAGGGGCCTACCTTGGCGGAGGCGCTTGCGGCGGCGGCGGGCTGCCCTGCGCCGGTTGGTCAGGCAGGCGGCCAGGATGCTCACGAGGACAGCCACGCCCAGGAAGCAGACCCCGCCCACCACGCCGGCCAGGACCGGCTGGGGCAGGAGGCCGGGCAGCTGTGTGCGCGAGGGGTAGACCTCCAGGCCTGGGCGAGGGGCCACGAGGGGGGTAGGGGGTCGGTGCCCGCGACAGTGGGCTCGgagccccccccctcccccgtgccCAGCGCTCTGCCCTCCCGCCCGGTTCTCACCGGAAGTGGAGACGTTGGCCGTGTTGCTGGGATCGCTGACATAGCTACCCGCGAGGGCCACAAGGCGGAACTCGTACAGAacgtcctgggggtgggggtccaggAAGGGGGTCAGGGGCCAGCGccgcccaccccagccccattcAGAAAGACTGCAGTTgggaggttggggtgggaggcTGAGGTttgggggctggagctggggcctgGACGGCCGAGAGGAGGAGGctccctgtgcctgcctcccCCACACACCTTGATGAGTCCTGGCACCAGAAGCTGCATTTCCGTGCCTGCCACGGCCCGGTCTAGCAcctcccagccctgggagccTTGCCGTCCCTCCAGGACATAGCCGTCCAGCGTCTCAGGGACCAGTTCCGGGGGATCCCAGTGCAGGAGCACCCCCCGGGGTGTCCTCACTGCCACCAGGCCTCGGGGAGGTGACAGGGGAGGTGGCATCTCAGTCGGCGGAAGCCTGGGGGCAGCTGGTGTGGTGGGAAGCCCTGAACAGGACAGGCAGGCATGATGGAGACAGGGCTCCCAGCGCCCTTCCCCTGTCCCCTGACCATTCCCCCACATGCCAGCCCTCCAACCCCTCTctcaccaccacccctgcccccacctccataCCCAACCATTCTCCCAGAGCCCCTAAAGACGAATCTGAATCTTGTTCCACAAACACCTGTGGACCCCAAGCTGCCCAGCACCTCTGACCCCTCCCACCCAGCTCGTCCCACGTCTGGGTTTTCCCTACCAGCCCTTTCCCACCCTGTCAGCTGCTCTCAGGGCAGAGGTCTCTCACCTTCAGGGGCAGACAAGACGATCTCGCTGAAGGGCCCACTCCCTAGCTTGTTCTGAGCTAGGACGCTGAACTGGTACTGGGTATGGGGCTGCAGCCCTGGCACGAGGAGGTAAGCAGCCCCCACAGGCACTGCCAGGGACACCCAGTCATGGTGGGTTCGGTCAGGACGCTTGGCCCTGGAGCACATGAGGAAATGGGGGCACCTCATGAACTAGAAGGGCCAGGAAGCTTTGGAGTCCAGAGATCTGACCCGTCCCCTCTCCTCAGCCTTCCGGGGTCTCAGGACCTGGGCCCTGAACACCTCAGATCCCCTAGAAATAGGGCAGAGTTAGGGCaagggctgggctggaggggtgggggaaagggcagagggtcAGATGGAATGGGGGGAAACAGGAATGGCAGGGGCAGGTCACTCACAGTGGGGTATACCAGACACTGAATCTCTGCAGATAGCCACCATCAAAGCCAGGCTCCCAGGAGACATTGGCACCCTTGGGCAAAGGCACCACGGACACATTGGTGACAACGTGGGGGCTGGTGCCTGGGGAGGGGGAATTGAGGGAGGGATGATGGTCAGGGCCCTGAGGGAAGGTGAAGAGCTAAGGGGAGTCCCAGGGCCTCTGACTTCTACCTATCATCCCAGCTTCCCTCAACCACCATGCCCACCTGGACCTCCAAAAATAACCGCCCCCCATCTCCTGTCCCACACGGTTTCCTCTGGCCCCGGCCGGCCCTCCAGCCACTAACCCAGCACGTAGACTTGAGTGGAGGTGGCCACTCGGGCCACAGCGTTGCTGGCGGTGCACTCCCAGCGCCCATGGGCCTCCTTGGTCAGTGGCCGCAGGATGAGGCTACTGTTGCTGTCTACCTGGGCCTGGCCCTGCAGCCCCTGGCCCACCTACGGAACCACTGGTCAGCCCTGAGGACACACGCAGCCACCCCTCACCAAGGGCAGCTCCAgtgtcctccccaccctgcccctgaccgccccctccttcccacagaatgaccaggggcagggagaagcaggggcgtCGTGGGCGTGAATGCAGGCAGAGCAGGGTCGGGAGCCTTACCTTGGCCCaagagatagcaggaggggggtCTCCTTGGGCTGAGCAGGGGATGAGTAGCTCCCGCCCTACTTCCTGGAAATATTCTTCCTTGGGCCGTTCTAGAAAAGCTGGGGGAGCCTGCAAGCCAGATCTGGCATCGGGAGGGGCCTCTCACCCTGCTACCTAAGGACCACACTCCTCTCTTGGGGGGGCTCCGGTCGTACCCCATCTCAGGCCCCATCTCCCTACCTGTAGTCTCTGCTCCGCGCAGGGCTGAAGGGAAACGGGGGGCTGCACAAGGACTTGGGGGCTGGGAGGCCTCTCTGGGGACGTATAAACCTCCACAGAACTTTCACCCTCCCCTCTGCTactcacccctccccctccccctccagagaGGCCAAGGTTAGTGAGCTGGACCAGCGGGGGATCTTACTTTGGGGATGTGTGTGCCTCCCATCCCACCTCCCAGCACCATCTCTGCAGAAACCTCGGGGACGGCGTCTGGTAGCTACGGCTGTGCCCACCGTGGGAAACAGACTCGgaagcccctccccacactgACCGCCCCACCCCCTGGTCAGCCGGCGCCAGCCAGGGCGCATCCCCAGCCACCCGGCCCAGTGCTGCTGGCCCGGCCACAGCCTCACCTTGAGCAGCACGCGGGTCACCGGGGAGGGCCCTGCGGTACCGAGACTGTTGTAGGGTGTGCAGGAGTATTCTCCCAGAGCATCCTCATTCCCCAAGGCAATGATCAGTGAGCCCTCCGGGCCCTGGGACCAGccagggagctggagggaagCGGAGAGGAGATGGCCACTATTCAAAGCAGCTGGGCaggggcgggagagggaggagaaaggcacCTCCCTGCAGAGGACTCCTCCTCCAGGCCGGACCTCTCTCTGAACTCCAGGCCTTCACTTCTCTTTCCCGGGGCGCCCCCTGGAGCTGAGCCCTGGTAGGGGGCTCCTTGCCTGCCTGGGGTATCCCCCACCTGTCTTTCCAGCATTCCATGATGAAAGTCAGCATCTTCCACCCCAAAGCCCTTCCTTTCcctatctctgtgttaagggccTCACTGTCCCTACTAAGCACAGACTCCTGACTCCTCACTGCCCCATCCAAACGCTCACCAGCGTGGTCCTCTGGGAAGGCGTTTGTCTAGGCGTCAAGCCCGTCCACCCCCATGAcctcctcacctctccccagACTGTCTCAACAGCCTCTGAACCCCTCTCCCTGCGTCCACTCTGTCCTCCCCTCGCTGACAGACTCAACAAGCTCCAAAGCTATCACACCTCTGCTCAGACAACTTCACGGGCTCCAACTGCCTGCGGACTTTTTTTTGTAACATTCAACAAAAATGTACTGAGTCCTCCTGCGGAAGCCCCCAGGGGCACTGGGATTCAAGGACGGGTGGTCGCCCACACGGAATGTGTACTCTTTGAAGACAAACAAAGACTGCCCGGGAACGAGGGAACAGTCACTTGGCATCCACAGTGCTCCCTTttggcccccacctgcccctcgaGCTTTCTCAGTAGCCTCAGGTCCCCACAGGCACTGTGACGCCCCCCCCCAACTCGAGGGCTCGTCACGGCCTACACAGACTGCACCATTTCCTGCCTCGGGGCCCTGGTTTCCGCCTGGAATGTCTGTGCACCACGCAAGGCCCATCACCGAAGTCCCAGAAGCTGCTGCTGATCTGTCCTCAACCAGCCCTGGCCTTCCAGCAGAGTGTGCTGTCCTACCCCATCCAGGCTGTACCCTCCTTAAGGACGGATGTGGTGCTCCCACTCTCCGAACAGCCCACACAGCCCCGGGGAAGAAGTGTATCCCTAGTGGCCGACCTGAATTCCACGGAGCTAACTCCAGCCCAGCTGTCCTGACGAGAACACCAATCTAAGCCCTTCCGTCCCCCCGGCCCGAGGCCCCTACCTTATCCAGCTGTAGGGCCTGCCCATCCTTGGTCCAGCTGACAAAGAGCAGTGGGGGGTTGGCACGGACCGGGCACCGGATCACCCCCCGCATGCCTATGGGCAGGGGTGTCTCAGGAGGCATCGCTGTCACCAGGGCTGGGtctggggggggggcgtgggggaaGCAGTGGCAGATTGGAGGGCAGGAGCTCGGCctggcccaggggagggggagcaggctggggagggaaCTGGGTCAGGCTTACAGAGCACCGTGAGGTAGGCGGAGGCCGAGGGCGGGCGCAGGAGACCGTTGCTGGGCACACAGGTGTAGCGGCCCGTGTCATCGGGCTGGGTGGCCTGCAGGCGCAGGCTGCCGTCCACCAGGATCCGCACTCGGGGCTGCAGGCGGCTGCAAAATGGCATGTATGGGCCTGGGCTCCAGGCTTGCTCAGCTGAGGGGCTCCTCAAAGGCTGCCTACCagtccccccacccagcccagagccccacctAATGTGGAATACATTGATGCTGTCCTGGAACCAGCTATAGGTGAGGTTAGTGGGGTACGCCTCAGCCCGGCAGGCCAAGGAAATATCCTGGGAGGCATTGACCGTGCTGTTCTTGGGGGGCACCACGATGACTGGGGGACCTGTGGGGGAGCACAAGAGGAGAGAGGGGCCTCAGCCCACAGCCCTCCCGGAACCCTGAGGTCACTTCTGCAGTTCTTCCCGGATCTGCCCTCGGGATACAGAAGGGGCTGTTACAGGGCCTTGGGGAGCTGCAACGGGCCCTAACCCTGTACGTGAGAAAAGTTCCTTCTCTCCCCAGacccactccccttccctccaggaACACCACCATTCACCCAGATTCCCCTGCTCAGAagctgtgtgtgcgtgcacacatgcatgcagtgtgtgtgcatgtgtgtgtgttgggggggggggatcgGTTTTATTCTCTGCTCACTTACCCTTTACATCCCTCATCTGTCACATCTGAAGTCACCTCTGTGCGTCCTACCCTACTGCGGATACCCAATACCTTACCCCAAGATACTGCAGCAAGCCCTGACCCCGGCTCCCCCATCTCTGCCACTCCAGTGGCCATTCATGCAGAAATGCCCCCTTTGGCCACAGAACGCTCCTGCTCAAGAACTCACAACCGCTCCCGGCCTGGccaaccattagagactctttcAGGTCAGTATGGGCAGCGGGCTCTGCCCCGTGCCAGCCTCATTCCCACTGCCCGGCCTctgctctctgaaccctgtccgGAACGCTCTTCCCACAGGGCCTGGCCAGACCACATAGTCTCTCCCATCTGCTGCTCCACGGCCCgcgcccctccctgggccccgcTGTGCCAGCATCAGTCCTAAGAGGTAGCGATCCGAGCTGGCGTAAGCACGCTGCCTCAccatctcttttaatcctcactgGCGCCTTCTGTGGGAGGAATTCCTGTCTCcccttcacagatgaagaaattgaaggcTCAGAGGCAGAGAAGTAAGGAGCGCTGCCCAAGGTCAGCAGGGTAGGCAAGGCTCCTTGGGGCCTTCGGGCCGCCAGCCAACTTCGCCCGTACCAGTTAGGCAGCAGGCCTGCCCCCAGTACCAAGGAGAGCGACACTTGGCTCGCTCCTCTGACTTCCCCCGCAGCAGAGTCCAGGCCCTGGGCTCAGCTTTCCTCAGAAGGACTTGGGCAGGAATTACTACGTGTTGATCACTGTGCTCGGTTAAATTCTTGTAATAGTCCTAAAATGCAGATCTGAACCTCCTTATATATAGACGAGGAAACTGGGGGTCGGGGGGGGTCTCACACACCACACTGCTGGGCGCTAAATATCTACTTGTCCATTCActgatccttttaaaattaagatgctGGTTTTGGAGCACCAGCCTGCTTTGggagctccctctctctccacacacccctccccacacctacTGTGTGCATCCCCCCCAGCCACAGGTCACACAGGTCACAGGCCCaattcccagccctgcccccggACAGCACCTAGCACCAGCAGCTGGGTGGCGTGGGAGGTGCTGCCCTCGGTGCTGGAGGCTTGGCAGGTGTAGACTCCGGAGCTGCCTCGCTCCACCCGTCGGATCCACAGCGTCCCATTCTGCACCTAGGGTAGGAGGGGACGAGGAAGGTCTCacatgcctcccctcccctcccgccccttcCCTCGGGCCGGCCTCAGACCCTGCACTCCCGAGGCTGGCCGGCAGAGGGAGGCAGCACGCCAGGCCCAGGAAGCCAATGCAGAGCCCCTCCTCCAGCCAGTCTCCCAGCATGGCCTTTGCCCCTGTCCTCcagccgcccccctccccgggacCCCGGGCCTCCACCTGCCCCTCACACTCTAACTACTCCCCCTGCCTAGCCCAGGACTCACTTGCACCTGACCCTGGCCCTGGCCAAGGTCCTGTCCTCGGAGCTTCCAAGTCACATGGGGCTGTGGGCTGCCGCGGGCCACACAACGCAGGGTCACAGCCTCCAGTTCCCGAACTTCCAGCACCTGGGGAGGCGTCTCCAGGAATTGAGGGGGtgctgcagagagagaggcaccAGGGGGTACCAGATATCCGTCCAAAGAGCAGGGTCCGAGGGCCAGGGCGGCAGGTCAGCCCACCAGCCCAGGCCCACCCTGCTGCACTCGGGGCCAAGCGAGGAATGCGCCAGCCCATCTCTGCACAGGCCTGGAGAGCTGGCAACAGGGGCCACACACGGGccgggggctgggcggggggagcTAGTGGCCTCTGGCCCTGCTCTGGGAGACTCTGCTTTGCCCCTATCCGTGGCATGATCCAGTCTCCACAATGAAACAGGAATGATTAGGACCTCCCTTCCTTCTTAGGGCTGAGAGAGAATTGATGAGGTACTGGGTTAAGAGGTGTTTTGAGAAAACACCATGCTATGTACATAAGTGAGCTGTGTCTCACTCCAGGCCCCACGACCCCCGTCCCGTTCCCCCCTCCTGGCCAGAGAGGCGGGAACAGGGAAGACGGGAACCGAGCCTAGCAGGCAGCTGGGACTTAGACTGAAGAACTGGAAGGGCCggcgtgggggtgggaggggaaagaggcagaCAGTGAGCTAGCAAACAAGGGGGTGTCAGCAAGGGTGGGGCATGGGGACCACACCCCCCCCAGGCACAGGTCCCCATCATgctgccctcccccttctccgCCACCTGCCCCCAGCTTCATACAGTTCACTGTGAGGTGCACCCAGGAGCCGTTAGCCGAGTCGTCCTCAGGGCTGTGCCGGTCCAGGAAGAGCACTCGGCACTCGTACCAGCCCTGGTCTTCCACTCGGAGCCCCTCGATCTGGAGAGATGCCCCCTTCTGCAGCCGGATTCGCCCTGGGAAAGGAGCCCCAAGGCCCTGGTCATGCTGGGTATTCTCAGAGCTCAAGAACAGGCCCAGTCTCCTCCAGTTACCCTGATCAAGTGGGGCCTGGCCCGGAGAGACACAGTGGGGTTGGGGTCACTGAGGGCAGATCCCTCCATTCAGCCCCGGGTCACCTCTGCCTTTCAGCAGCTGGGACCCAGTTTagacaaagaaaaacccagagtGGCAGCAGGTGGACGAGACACTCCACTGAACCGCAGGGGGCTTCAAGGGCTGTTGGGGTAGGGGGGCTTAAGAGCCACACTTAGTCTCCCCATGATTCTTACAGGACCTGCCCCACCCCACGACTCTTTATAGGGGCCAGGTCTGGCTCCCAGAGTACTCCTCCTGCCAAAGGACAGTCCCTGGAAACCTCAGCAGTGTTTGGGgccctgagcagggacccagacCTCGCCTCCCAAAGCCCCTAATCCCTTAGGGCTATTATCAACGGCCTAAGCGCCTTAGGGTGGCCAGAGTCCAGCCCAGCCAGGCAGCAAGGTCAGCAGCCTcctcaccccatcccctcacGCCCCAGGGCACCCAGGCCCCGGCTGGGTGGAGCTCCTGTGGAGCTCCACAAAGACACACAGCCCAGCACGGGCAGACACACATGTCCACCCTCAGTCAGCATCCGGCACACCACCAGGCTCAGACGGAGGCCGCCCCCACAAATCTCTCagcacaccccccccacaccacTTCGGGTGT
Proteins encoded in this region:
- the IGSF9 gene encoding protein turtle homolog A, whose translation is MGELSGGRRKQGGMFADLVVLQGGVHQVLCEPSPNHPEERELKPATDQKALWGLLGCGHPWAPPSGPPWIGGAGQAGSWAMVWCLSVAILSLIISQGADGRGKPEVVSVVGRAGESAVLGCDLLPPAGRPPLHVIEWLRFGFLLPIFIQFGLYSPRIDPDYVGRIRLQKGASLQIEGLRVEDQGWYECRVLFLDRHSPEDDSANGSWVHLTVNSPPQFLETPPQVLEVRELEAVTLRCVARGSPQPHVTWKLRGQDLGQGQGQVQVQNGTLWIRRVERGSSGVYTCQASSTEGSTSHATQLLVLGPPVIVVPPKNSTVNASQDISLACRAEAYPTNLTYSWFQDSINVFHISRLQPRVRILVDGSLRLQATQPDDTGRYTCVPSNGLLRPPSASAYLTVLYPALVTAMPPETPLPIGMRGVIRCPVRANPPLLFVSWTKDGQALQLDKLPGWSQGPEGSLIIALGNEDALGEYSCTPYNSLGTAGPSPVTRVLLKAPPAFLERPKEEYFQEVGRELLIPCSAQGDPPPAISWAKVGQGLQGQAQVDSNSSLILRPLTKEAHGRWECTASNAVARVATSTQVYVLGTSPHVVTNVSVVPLPKGANVSWEPGFDGGYLQRFSVWYTPLAKRPDRTHHDWVSLAVPVGAAYLLVPGLQPHTQYQFSVLAQNKLGSGPFSEIVLSAPEGLPTTPAAPRLPPTEMPPPLSPPRGLVAVRTPRGVLLHWDPPELVPETLDGYVLEGRQGSQGWEVLDRAVAGTEMQLLVPGLIKDVLYEFRLVALAGSYVSDPSNTANVSTSGLEVYPSRTQLPGLLPQPVLAGVVGGVCFLGVAVLVSILAACLTNRRRAARRRRKRLRQDAPLIFSPPGKSAPHSAPGSGSPDSVAKLKLQGSSVPSLRQSLLWGEPAGPPSPTRDPLPSRGPLPLEPICRGPDGRFVMGPNVGSPQERSGSERAEPRTPAQHQARSYDCSSSPSGMPQPLCIADISPVGPPPAAPPSPLPGPGPLLQYLSLPFFREMNVDGDWPPFEEPAPAPPPDYMDTRPCPTSSLLHPLDSDTVSPRAALPGAVMGARANPEPLYTALADWTLRDRLLPSLLPAAPRGSLTSQSSGRGSASFLRPPSTAPSAGGSYLSPAPGDTSSWASGPERWPRREHVVTVSKRRNTSVDENYEWDSEFPGDVELLETLHLGLAGPRTRAEAEPELDVKTLEEGGFPSVAHASGPEARCAALREEFLAFRRRRDATRARLLVYRQPAPHPEQATLL